The genomic stretch CGATACGGCGTTGCACGATTGGTTGGGAAAACGTGCCAATCTTCCTTTGTGGAAACTGTGGGGACTCAACCGCGATCGCATCGTCCCGATTTCCGTTACCATCGGTATTAGCTCCCCAGAGGCGGCGCGACAGCGGGTGCGCCAGTGGCAAGATTTTATGGGGGCAAAGATTCTTAAAATAAAGTTGGGCAGTCCTGAAGGATTGGAACGCGATCGCGCTATGTTTCTGGCAGTGCGAGATGAAGCGCCCGATGCCGAACTTACCGTCGATGCGAACGGCGGTTGGACGCTGGCTGAGGCGTTGCAAATGAGCGAATGGCTGGCGGAATGGGGCGTGAAGTATCTCGAACAACCCTTACCCGTGGGCGCAGAAGCGCAGTTGTCGGAGTTGCTGGCGACATCGCCTTTACCTATTTTCGTCGATGAAAGCTGCTTTCATTGCCAAGATATTCCCCATTTAGCCCACTGTACCAGCGGCGTTAACCTCAAACTGATGAAAACAGGCGGTTTGAGCGAAACGCTACGCGCGATTCATACGGCTAAAGCGTGCGGTTTGCAACTGATGTATGGGTGCTACTCCGATAGCAGTTTGGCGAATACGGCAATGTCCCACCTCTCGCCCCTCGCCGACTTTTTAGATTTAGACAGCCATCTCAACCTACTCGACGATCCTTTTATCGGCGCGCAATTGCAGGACGGGCGCTTGGTTCCGAACGATCTGCCCGGATTGGGGGTAGAACGGCGTTAGGATGGGATGCGATCGAGCGATAAAACTCCAACGAGGGAGTATTGCATTAATTTTAAGAGAAGCGCGATCGCTCTCTGCTCGTACTAGAGTAGAGAAAAGACCGATCGCTTTGCGGAGTGAAGAACAATGAATCAAACTCTCCCCCCCGAAACGGTAATTGCCCCCGACTATCTCAATATTATGGGCTATGTTGATGAGTCGGAAGTGAACGGCCCGGGCAGTCGCGCCGTCGTTTGGGTACAAGGTTGCGCCCGCGAATGTCCCGGATGTTTTAACCCTGCTTCTTGGTCGTTTGAAACCAATCAGTTAATCCCAATTTCCCAACTCGCCGAAAAAATCTTAAGCAACCCCAATAAC from Oscillatoria sp. FACHB-1406 encodes the following:
- a CDS encoding dipeptide epimerase, which codes for MELLFEPFTVRKRFPLTISRGTTAENTNLWLRAREDGIEGWGEASPFSVRQGVLPSTAALVEEVNAIAPLLASYHPLQHQDIEEQLHRERVSSATRAAIDTALHDWLGKRANLPLWKLWGLNRDRIVPISVTIGISSPEAARQRVRQWQDFMGAKILKIKLGSPEGLERDRAMFLAVRDEAPDAELTVDANGGWTLAEALQMSEWLAEWGVKYLEQPLPVGAEAQLSELLATSPLPIFVDESCFHCQDIPHLAHCTSGVNLKLMKTGGLSETLRAIHTAKACGLQLMYGCYSDSSLANTAMSHLSPLADFLDLDSHLNLLDDPFIGAQLQDGRLVPNDLPGLGVERR